Sequence from the Phaeodactylum tricornutum CCAP 1055/1 chromosome 4, whole genome shotgun sequence genome:
GGCTTCTTTTCGATCGTATGGGAGCATATACTTTAAGTATTGCAGCTCGCTCCGATCGGCCACCGATCCGGTACGTGATCGGTGGAACTGCTATAAGCCGGTGACTCCTGGTAGCAGTGTCTCCGTAATCTGTTTTCAGAGTCGGACGAACGCGAAGCAATTAATGCAAAGGGAGACGGACATAGCTTAGGTGGTGAGCTTACTTCCAAGGCATTGTACAAGCTGACTGCCGCGCATTTCGAGCTTAACAAACCAAACATTTTGATTGAATGACACTACACCCATGTGCTGGGCTGGGCGGTAGTCATAAAGAGATTGCCTGCCTGAAAGGACTTGAGTTTTGCGCGATCAGTATAGATATACCCAAATCCGAGCGGTGGAGATTACCTACCTATCTTAGTTGCTTGCATTATCTTCGCATGTTATTGGTCCGAACCTGGATCGTATGTCACTGCGACTCCCGTCGACAACGAGGTCATGAGAATGAAGTGCCGTGGCCGACTCGTCAAGTTCCATAAACAACGAACGCCTTGCTGACACGTTATTAAGCCCATATTGAGACTGATACGAAAAGTCTAGGCTATTAGCCTACTAAACAGCGAAGTGTAGAGGTTTATTGTTTTGCGTGCAGCCTTCGGTCATAAGCCCGGATCGGTCTCACGAAATCATGAATGACCGACATCTTTTGATCGGTGTATCGATTGCATGGAGGCTTCAAGAGGAGAGCTAGGTTGTTAGTTGATAATGATAGTCATGACAACCAAAAGTGATGCTCCGCTAAAAGACATACTTGAAGGGAATATAAGAAATATGCCAGACTCGGCGATAGGCGAGGCTAGCAGAACGCACGACACGGACAGGGTCTTGAACGTCCATTCCGGCCTTTCGGCGTTAATTCAAGCGGCAACCTTTCAACTTAGCCatctcgacgacgacacccaatCTTCTTCGTTATCCCATTTACACGAAAAGAGTTCTAGCCATTCAACTGTGCTGAGCAGTCTACTAGATACGACATCTCGAGCGCCACCGATATCGCGAGAAGCTGATCCTCGGCTGCAATCGTTCCCCCAAATACTTATGACCCTTGCAGTGGACCCAAAGAACATAGATGTGATTACCTTTCTACCCGACGGCAAGTTCTTTGCCATACGAACACACGAATTTTGTAAAGATGCAATGATTAATTGCTTCTCTGTTGCGACGTTtgaagagtttttggatctACTGAATGATTGGGGTTTTAGCCGCCTTCTGCAGGAGAACAATTTCTCAGGCATTGAACTCTTTCGACATCCGTCGTTCATTGAATGTGATTGGGAAAAGTGCGATTGCATAAAATTTGGCGAATCTCCTACAGATGTCAGGGTATCTGCTTTGCCGGAAAGGGCGAGAATCGAGTATACCTTGTCCGATGACACAGTTTGCTCACCAAGCCTAAACGCCTCCAACACCAAGCGTAGACTATCGCCTGGATTTCTCGCTCGCAGTGAGACCGAACCGTCAGTATCATGTAAACAACGGGTCAAGTCAAAGGAACCTGACTTTTCTGGATCGGATCAAAGCAACATACGAAGTAGGACAGATTCCGACTGCAACGAGAGTTTACCCACAGCTTCTCACTCGACTCAAAGCCAAGTCGAAGAGCTGAGATCCGTTGCTTTAGCGATCACTTCCGAAAAGCTGAATATCAAGAACGATTCTCGAGACACTCCAACGTCCAGGAACTCGACACCTCTAGCTGACGAGGCAGTAGAGTCGTGTACTCATACAATCGTAACCGATGCCATCGAAACACTACTTCGTGATGAGACTCACACAAAAGAGACCTATCTCAAGCACGAACATGAGCTAGGGAGGTCATCCCTCCCCGGGATTATTCCAATAAGCAAGCAACTcttttctccaaaagacttTGTCGAGAACGAGCGTACTCCACCAGCTGAAATCATTGCAAAGCGTCCTTCCGTTTCGCTCTCAGTACCAATACTTGACGAAGTCAAGAGTCACGGCGAAGCTTTGTTATCGGAACAATCGTCTAACTCATCTCCTGTATCAAAGCAGTCTGTCGAACTAGAGGAGCCCGTTGCTACAGTACTGTAACTCTGGCGATATTTGACTGTTTTCAATAATATCAAATGTCTGATTTGGTTCGCCGCCAGTGGGTTCCAGAAATGAGACGAAGATGCCCTTTCACCGAATCTGTTTTATGGGTAGTCTTGATTCTACTGCTAATAAACATTAGATGCTTTGTATCCTATATCGACATTCAGCTAGAATTTCGTTTCGTTATATCTTAGCGGATATAAAGAGACGGCTTTCCTGGCGTTACGTTCTCCCGGACTCTTTCTGGGACTTCAGGTGCTTCCTCCACACCCAGCTGGATAATATCAAGTTCTTCGATGTTGAGCTGCGCCTTAATGTATTCAATACTTACCTGAAGTATCTCTTTCTGGTCAAAGGGAAGCAGAACGTCGAGCGCGGCGTCACCTACATCCTCTGTTTCTTTCTTCATGAATGAGGCGAACTGCATTGTAAACTTGATCAATTTCTTGTCTTTCACAAACTTTGCAGTATAATCCTTTAGGTCTTTCATGAATCCTGGAGAAAATCCAGACGATACATCGTACTGGCCTTGCATCCATACAAGCGTATCAATCTTCCACTGAGGATAGCTATCGTTTACAAGAATAGAAGCCCTCATCCACCCCTTCTTTGCTCTCCCAGCCTGGGAACGGAAGTGCTTTATAGAATCTCTCAAAAACTTGGCTTGTCGAGTCAAAattttgtcttcttcctccgccaccGGCCATGGTGCCCGAATGGCCAACCCGATGTTTCCGATCTGTTTCCATATCCTCTCGGACCTGTAGATACACCAACAGAAGGTGAGTAAGACGATGCAAATTCAATGAAGCGATCGTAATTCTCGTTTTCAACGAGATACATACCAATGCGGACAAATCGGGCAAATCAAAATTACAATGGTCTCTGCCCACCGTAGAACTACACCTTTGTGCATTGGAACACCGCTATCCTTGCACCAGGCTCGATAGTCATTGCGGGCGTTGAGCATCTCAAACCATCCTTCCTTAAGTCCTTCCTTGAATTGCATTCGAGCAAAATTACTACCAGCACTAGCAATTAGGCGGTTTGTTTCGTTCAACAGAATTTTATCGATCAGATTTTCTTCGCCGGATCGAAGGTCCACAGATGTGAGCGTTTCACTTATCCATGCATCTTCCGTGATAAGAGATAGAATGGCGGCGTCGGCTGTCTCTCGGCTGAAGTTCGCATCATCTAACGAGTCGCCAGCGTCGGCACAGGCAAACCGGGTGGCATCCGCACCATACGTTTGTATTGTATCATTCATCATCAAGAAGTTCCCCTTCGACTTTGACATCTTCTCGGCATCCACAAGGACATGCCCATTGCAGTAGTATCCTTTGGGCCATAGCTCTGGTTCCTCCTCCCAAACAGCGGCATGATTGAAAAGCGCCATAGTCAAATGGTTCTGAATCAAGTCTTTCGCGCTCACACGTAAATTCATCGGGTACCAATAACGGAACTCGGTACGCATCTTCTCTAATGTCTTGGCCGGGATATTTGAGTCACTTGGCAATGGTCCTTTGCGAAAAATGAAATCAAATACGTCATTTGACAAATCTGCAGGATCAATGCTGCAAGGAGACTTTGATTTGTCACCTGTCAAATTGCCTTCTCCCTGGAGAAAATGTGCGATAGTATAAAAGGACATGTAGATAGTGCTGTCCGACAAACTCTCAATAACCCAGGCTCTATCCCATGGCAAGAATGTTCCCAGACCGAACTGCCGAGTACACGCCCATTCTTGCAACCAGCCAATGGTGTAGTCATACTTGTGCAAAGCAGCCGGGTCATATGCGTTGAAATTATCCGAGTTCAAGACGTGCTTTTTAACAGCTTTAGTCCACGACTCCTCTCCATATGCCAGATACCACTGATCTGTAGAAGCGACAACACACTCGTCACTCGTTCGGGAAACCACCCTAGATTCTGGTTCAAAGTACAGACACGCCTGGCCAGCAAGAATCAATTCCTGCTTGATAATTGGTTTGGCATCGCTGACCTTCTTTCCGGAATGGCTTCCGACTTTCATAATTCCCATATTAAAACCCTTAAGGTATGTCTCATCCTTGGCTTGCTGAAGCTTAGCCTTATCGTTGAAGCTTGTAATCTTTAGCTTTTCACACATAAAGACAGCAGACGCATCGCCGTATCCTTCTATTGTGATGATTGGAACAACTTCGTACGGCATGACCATGTCGTCCGTAATGCCGTATTTCGCGCGAAAGTCGGGTTTGTCCTGTAGCGCTTTAAGTGAAACAAAGTCATCGGGAGCGTCACTAGGGACGGATGTCACCACTCCAGTTCCTTTGCCCATGCTTATCGTCAACAATGGAAGGGTATAAATCTTATCGTACTTCGCCATCGGAGCTTTTAACGGCAAGCCCAGCAATTCGCTACCTGTAAACGTTTCGAGACACAGGATTTTACCAAACTCTTTGGTAAAGTATTCATTTCCCTGGTATGATTGGCATGAGAGTCCCCGAGCCGATCTCGCACTCATGATAAAAATTTCGTTCGTTGCATCAATCATATAGGCACCGTATTCACCGTCAGGGAGGACAAAGCAGTTGGTTTGTCCGTACATAGTTTCAGGGCGCAGGGTAGCAGGGACAAAATATACAGGCTGGTCATATTTCGCCAAAATTGCTTCCATCTTCGCATGGCGGGACTGTCCGTGGCCTGGCTGCAGCACTTTAAGCTTAATCAGGACATATTCCTGAGGTCCTACACCTTCACCTTCCGAACGATCGTGATCTGCACAAACTTGTCCGTCAACCAGCGAGAACACATTGTTACGTTTCCCAAAAAGGATCTTGCCTTTCTCTTTCAATACCTCGAACTGCCAACGAATGAATGCATCATAGTATGGATTGACATACGTAGTTATAAACGCCCGCCGCCAATCCACGCCTGCTCCAAAGTTGTGTAAGTGGTCTACACCAATTGGAGGAAAGTAGCTCAGCCAATGCAAAGGATCCTGGAATGCCGGAATCTCATCTTCCGGAACCATTTTGAGGAGAATGTTCCACTGTCGCACAATTCCCGTTCCGGTCTTTTGCACAAGCTTTGTCTTGCTCCCTTTTGACTTATTTTCAGGTTGGGCCGCCTTGGCTTCTTTCGAGGCGGCAATTTCTGCTTCCATCTTGGCACGGACTTCAGGATCGGCTTCCGGAAACTGAGGAGGGCATCCATACAATTCAATCTCCGATGTTAGCTTATTCGCTGCCTAGTTTTGGTAAACCGCGGAAACTTGTCAGAATTTTGAATctgcaaaggaaaaggatTGGATTTCATCAACGTACCGCTTGAATTGGCATGCCTGTGCAATGAAAGGCAAATGGAAACAGCACATTCTTGCCTCGGTGGCGCTCGAATTGAGCTCGGAAAATTGCCTTCGTCAAGGAAAATGCATGTCCAATGTGCAAATGACCATTCGAATAAGGGTATGGAAAAGTCACCATGAAACTTTCACGATCGTCGGGTTCCGTTTCAAACACCTTCTCTTCGTCCCAAATCTTTTGCACAGCGACTTCGTTCGCTCGCAACGTATCACGTTTGGCAGTTCCTCGAGTTCCCGATACGGcaccagactctgtttcgATTGTCATGCCGGCAAATTTCCCTGTCACTTTATCACTCATCTTTAAGTTGCCTTTTAGAACGATTTTGGATTCGTGGTAGCAATTATTGGCGATCCTGTTTTCAGTCACCAAGTGTAGTGAATTCTGCTGCTAACGACAAAATGCGTCCCTGCTCTTTCACTTtcaacgacgacacggcTTTCGCGGCATAAAAAGTTAACACGGCGATTTGCGGTTGTAAAATGGGTTATAAGCTGTAAGACTACCCATAAATTTGGTGTACGTGCGATTTACGAGTTCGGAAGTGCTAACATTACATGGGGGAACCGTTCGACCTATCTATTGCTTCCAAACAATTATTTTGAACTGTTTGCTACACTACAACTTTCTAGGGCGCTAGTTGTTGTGAACAGATAAACCACAAAGCGATATCGACTCGCTTTGTAGACCCTAAACTCCCATTTGTTCGATAAACTTGTCAAGCTCTTCGGAATGTCCGCCCCTAGCAGTGCCATCAGGAAAAGTGCAAGGACGGGCCAAATCAATGATTAGGACAATTCTCTCTTGCGAGCTATAGTTAAAGGCTCGATGAGTTTTGGAATCATCAAATATTAAGGGGCGCCCACGTCGGTGAGTTTCGACGCAGCCATCAACCCAGGCACCACAAAGATCTCCATCTGGGACGATCAGAGGAATGTGCACACGGTATACGTGATTCGCAAGGTCTTCCCAACCAGTGTGTGGTTCCAAGACTGATTCAGAATCGAGCCGGGAAAACAACGCCGTTCGTAAGGCATCGCCTAGATGTCTCCGAAGAAGTTCCACTGTCAATGGCACCAACGCACATGTCTGGTGAATCCATTGTCTAGCTTGCACATTGGTAGCAGGGAAGCAGTAACATAAGGGGAAAACATTCCAGGGCGCTAGAGGCGAATCATTCTTGGCTTGGTAATGCTGAGCTTCTGGCCACGCCGTCCAGTGTGCGATAGCTTTCGCTTCGATTTGTAGCACTTGTAGGGAATGCTCGCTTAGTAAGGGACCTAACAAATCAGCGGGGTATTCGCTTGCGGCGATATATGGTGGCGAAACCATACGAATTTCCCGAAAGGGCTCCGGAGGAACCATTTCGTCTGTTGTCGCTGGATGCATAGTTGCAATTTCCCATAAACAGCCTACCGTAGCTGGAACACCGGTTATTGGATGCAGTACGCTCATCTGATCGCGAGGGGGCAATACGCGATATATCAAAAGTGTCGCCATTTCAGCTTTGTTTGTAGTACGTTTGCACCATACAGATTGGCGAATAGGTAGATTGATTCGCCCCATTCCATGCAGATACCATGAGGGACAGGCATCAGTCACACGGAAGTCAATCAATACTCTAGGGGGCTCGCTGCGACACACTAACATGACTGTTCCGACAGCGTCTTCTTTGCGCTTCCGCCCTCTTCTCGCCATCCACGGTGACGCTCGATGATCACAACCCAAAAGCGACCTCAAAAAATGCACACAGCTAGAGGGCGTTGACAGGAATTGTGCACTGTTCGTAACATCGCGAATGTCAATCCAGTCCAGGCTCATTTGCGTCCGTTTGGATTCGACCGTCGATTCCGGTAGATGCAGTTCCGTGCGTTCCCAACTATTGTGAGGTTCCGGACAATCGCAATCGTGAGAGGCCACTATGCTTTCTCGTCCGCGGTAACAATTCAATCGAATCGTTACGTCAGCTGTAGgatcttccaattcttctAGAATTCCTAGAACACTTGAGTGGGGGCGATGATACGGTTTGCGACAGGACAGCCACCCTGCATCTTTGCGGGCGACGTACCGGAGGCAGGGGGAAGCGGATTCGTCCTTGTCCAGAAAATCTTCCAATGCTTCCTCCAAAGCCCGGCAAGTTGTTGGACATTGCGAGACTGTATCGATGGCGGCATTCTCGTCAAACGTATCCGCAACGAGTTGGATCTTAGGAGTATGCTGTCCGAATGAACAAAGCGATACTGAGTACGGCATTGTAGCTTCTAATCAGACGCCAATCCGAAAGATGTCGAACGTAGACATACGAGAGTTAAACAGTTGATTCTGTTCAAAGTCAAAGTCTAGTGCCTCCAATATTCACGTTGCGTTCTAGCCGGAACCGGGCCGGGCGGCTGTATAGGCCTGTAAGGGCATGAAAATCCAATGGCTCGTTTTCCTCCTTTCTGTAGTTACGACAGCGTTCTCTGGTCGCACATGCGGCACCGAGTCAAGTTTCATGGCGTTTTGAAAAGGTCATAACTGTAAAGTCAAGTAGCATTTATGTCAATGGTACTCAGAGGTCATCTCTGTCTATCTCATCACGAGTCAGTACGACAACACACACCGTATCGTCTCGGAATCACTTTTTCGAATCATTTTATCGCAAcctattgactgtgaatgcaaATTATCCGCTACCGTGATCAAAACGTTTGGAACCATGAGCTCCCGACAAGGTTTCCATTACCCCCAGCCAATGAGCCAGAGGCGCATCTTGGGCTTGCAATCAAGTTTGAATCGCACCTCAGGTCGATCACTGAATTCTACCGGGAATTCCAGCGCGGCCCTTCGCAAAAGTAACAGCCGTCTTTCCATGAGCTCCAGCTCGGATACAACACCCGTTAtacaaaacaacaacattaGCAAACGTCGATTTATCCCGCCTAGTCGACGGGTCGACAACGGAGATGATGAAATCAGCATCGGTCCTCCACATTATCGGGGAGCTGCAGTTAAACGCAGTGAGGACACCAAAGCTAGAGGACACAATCATTCTCCCAAGACTGCATGTCTTAGACACACCCAGAAGCCCCTTACTCC
This genomic interval carries:
- a CDS encoding predicted protein; translation: MPYSVSLCSFGQHTPKIQLVADTFDENAAIDTVSQCPTTCRALEEALEDFLDKDESASPCLRYVARKDAGWLSCRKPYHRPHSSVLGILEELEDPTADVTIRLNCYRGRESIVASHDCDCPEPHNSWERTELHLPESTVESKRTQMSLDWIDIRDVTNSAQFLSTPSSCVHFLRSLLGCDHRASPWMARRGRKRKEDAVGTVMLVCRSEPPRVLIDFRVTDACPSWYLHGMGRINLPIRQSVWCKRTTNKAEMATLLIYRVLPPRDQMSVLHPITGVPATVGCLWEIATMHPATTDEMVPPEPFREIRMVSPPYIAASEYPADLLGPLLSEHSLQVLQIEAKAIAHWTAWPEAQHYQAKNDSPLAPWNVFPLCYCFPATNVQARQWIHQTCALVPLTVELLRRHLGDALRTALFSRLDSESVLEPHTGWEDLANHVYRVHIPLIVPDGDLCGAWVDGCVETHRRGRPLIFDDSKTHRAFNYSSQERIVLIIDLARPCTFPDGTARGGHSEELDKFIEQMGV
- a CDS encoding predicted protein — protein: MTIETESGAVSGTRGTAKRDTLRANEVAVQKIWDEEKVFETEPDDRESFMVTFPYPYSNGHLHIGHAFSLTKAIFRAQFERHRGKNVLFPFAFHCTGMPIQAAANKLTSEIELYGCPPQFPEADPEVRAKMEAEIAASKEAKAAQPENKSKGSKTKLVQKTGTGIVRQWNILLKMVPEDEIPAFQDPLHWLSYFPPIGVDHLHNFGAGVDWRRAFITTYVNPYYDAFIRWQFEVLKEKGKILFGKRNNVFSLVDGQVCADHDRSEGEGVGPQEYVLIKLKVLQPGHGQSRHAKMEAILAKYDQPVYFVPATLRPETMYGQTNCFVLPDGEYGAYMIDATNEIFIMSARSARGLSCQSYQGNEYFTKEFGKILCLETFTGSELLGLPLKAPMAKYDKIYTLPLLTISMGKGTGVVTSVPSDAPDDFVSLKALQDKPDFRAKYGITDDMVMPYEVVPIITIEGYGDASAVFMCEKLKITSFNDKAKLQQAKDETYLKGFNMGIMKVGSHSGKKVSDAKPIIKQELILAGQACLYFEPESRVVSRTSDECVVASTDQWYLAYGEESWTKAVKKHVLNSDNFNAYDPAALHKYDYTIGWLQEWACTRQFGLGTFLPWDRAWVIESLSDSTIYMSFYTIAHFLQGEGNLTGDKSKSPCSIDPADLSNDVFDFIFRKGPLPSDSNIPAKTLEKMRTEFRYWYPMNLRVSAKDLIQNHLTMALFNHAAVWEEEPELWPKGYYCNGHVLVDAEKMSKSKGNFLMMNDTIQTYGADATRFACADAGDSLDDANFSRETADAAILSLITEDAWISETLTSVDLRSGEENLIDKILLNETNRLIASAGSNFARMQFKEGLKEGWFEMLNARNDYRAWCKDSGVPMHKGVVLRWAETIVILICPICPHWSERIWKQIGNIGLAIRAPWPVAEEEDKILTRQAKFLRDSIKHFRSQAGRAKKGWMRASILVNDSYPQWKIDTLVWMQGQYDVSSGFSPGFMKDLKDYTAKFVKDKKLIKFTMQFASFMKKETEDVGDAALDVLLPFDQKEILQVSIEYIKAQLNIEELDIIQLGVEEAPEVPERVRENVTPGKPSLYIR